Proteins encoded in a region of the Prochlorothrix hollandica PCC 9006 = CALU 1027 genome:
- the ilvD gene encoding dihydroxy-acid dehydratase produces the protein MPENIRSQVVTQGVKRTPNRAMLRAVGFQDDDFTKPIVGLASGYSTITPCNMGIGALADRAEASLKAAGAMPQLFGTITISDGISMGTEGMKYSLVSREVIADSIETVCQGQSLDGVLAIGGCDKNMPGAMIAMARMNIPALFVYGGTIKPGHYNGQDLTVVSAFEAVGQHSAGNLPESELLEVERRACPGAGSCGGMFTANTMSSAFEAMGMSLMYSSTMAAEDDEKADSTAESAKVLVEAIRQQILPQAILTRKAFENAIAVIMAIGGSTNAVLHLLAIAHAMGVPLTLDDFETIRARVPVLCDLKPSGRFVTTQLHQAGGIPQVMKMLLVQGLLHGDALTITGKTIAEQLADVPAEPRTDQEVIRPWTKPMYAQGHLAVLKGNLASEGAVAKITGVKNPCITGPARVFDSEEDCLQAILDKQIQAGDIIVVRYEGPKGGPGMREMLAPTSAIIGAGLGDSVGLITDGRFSGGTYGMVVGHVAPEAAVGGAIALVQEGDSITIDAQQRLLQLNIPEAELAQRRSQWTPPTPRYTQGILAKYAKLVSSSSRGAVTDLFE, from the coding sequence ATGCCAGAGAACATCAGAAGTCAAGTCGTGACCCAAGGCGTGAAGCGGACTCCAAACCGCGCCATGCTGCGGGCTGTGGGGTTTCAAGATGACGACTTTACAAAACCGATCGTTGGCCTAGCCAGTGGCTACAGCACCATCACCCCCTGCAATATGGGCATTGGTGCCCTGGCCGATCGCGCCGAAGCCAGCCTCAAAGCCGCCGGAGCCATGCCCCAACTCTTCGGCACCATCACCATCAGCGATGGCATTTCCATGGGCACCGAAGGCATGAAATATTCCCTTGTCTCGCGGGAAGTCATTGCCGACTCTATCGAAACCGTCTGCCAAGGCCAAAGCTTGGATGGGGTGCTGGCCATTGGCGGTTGTGACAAAAATATGCCCGGAGCCATGATCGCCATGGCCCGCATGAACATTCCCGCCCTGTTTGTCTATGGAGGCACCATCAAACCGGGCCACTACAACGGCCAGGATCTTACAGTGGTCAGTGCCTTTGAAGCCGTGGGACAGCACAGCGCCGGCAACCTGCCAGAGTCGGAACTGTTGGAAGTGGAACGGCGGGCCTGTCCCGGTGCGGGATCCTGTGGGGGGATGTTCACCGCCAACACCATGTCTTCCGCCTTTGAAGCCATGGGCATGAGCTTAATGTATTCCTCCACCATGGCCGCAGAGGATGACGAAAAAGCCGACAGCACCGCTGAATCCGCCAAGGTCTTAGTGGAAGCCATCCGGCAGCAAATCTTGCCCCAGGCGATCCTGACCCGCAAAGCCTTTGAAAATGCGATCGCGGTGATTATGGCCATCGGGGGATCCACCAATGCGGTGTTACATTTACTGGCGATCGCCCACGCCATGGGTGTCCCCCTCACCTTGGATGACTTCGAGACCATTCGGGCACGGGTGCCGGTGTTGTGTGACCTCAAGCCCAGTGGCCGCTTTGTCACTACCCAATTGCACCAAGCCGGGGGCATTCCCCAGGTCATGAAGATGTTGCTGGTGCAGGGGCTGCTCCATGGGGATGCCTTGACCATCACGGGCAAAACCATTGCGGAACAATTGGCTGATGTGCCCGCCGAACCCCGCACCGATCAGGAGGTGATCCGTCCGTGGACTAAGCCCATGTATGCCCAAGGTCACTTGGCGGTGCTGAAGGGAAATCTGGCCAGTGAGGGAGCTGTGGCGAAGATTACGGGAGTCAAAAATCCCTGCATTACGGGACCAGCACGGGTGTTTGACTCTGAGGAAGACTGTTTGCAGGCTATTCTCGATAAACAAATCCAAGCCGGGGATATCATTGTGGTCCGCTATGAAGGGCCGAAGGGTGGCCCTGGGATGCGGGAAATGTTGGCCCCCACCTCCGCCATTATTGGAGCCGGTCTGGGGGATTCGGTGGGACTGATTACCGATGGTCGTTTTTCTGGCGGCACCTATGGCATGGTGGTGGGTCATGTGGCCCCGGAAGCGGCAGTGGGCGGGGCGATCGCCTTGGTCCAGGAAGGAGATTCCATTACGATCGATGCCCAACAGCGCCTTTTGCAACTGAATATCCCTGAGGCGGAACTGGCCCAACGCCGCAGCCAGTGGACTCCCCCCACCCCCCGCT